Within Sulfolobales archaeon, the genomic segment CACATGATAGCTTCTAAGGCCTATCAAGGGATCTATATAGATCCTAGCTATAGACTCGGGCTTCCTAGCAGCGATCTCCTCGATATCAACACCCCCTTCTAACGAGCCTAGGATAACATATTTCCTAGCACTCCTATCTATCGTTATCGATAGATATATCTCTCTCGCTATTTTCACAGCCTCCTCCACGAGGAGCCTCTTAACCCTGACACCCCTTATCTCTGATCCCAGCATCTCTCTCGCTATTTTCACAGCCTCTTCCCGGCTTCTAGCAATCCTTATACCCCCAGCCTTCCCCCTACCACCAACTAGCACCTGTGCCTTGAGAACAGCTGGTAATCCTATGTTATTGATTGCATTCTCAACTTCTTCGAGCGATGATACCACAACCCCTCTAGGGGTTTTAATACCGTATCTCGAGAATATCTCCTTGCCCTCAAACTCATATAGCCTCAAGCCAGGCCCCACTGATGTATAAATAATGCGATATAAATTAGTTAGATTCTATGTATATATAGCTAAGCTAAAAGGGTCTCACTATTTACATGATATCTCTCTGATCCTCCTTACAAGCTTCACAGCAGCCTCAACAGCTCTCCTAGCATACTCCTCAGCCCTTTCAAGTGCTTGGAGCCTTGTAGCCCCGGGACCTATTATCCCAAGGGTCACAGGTTTCCCATATTCAATGCTTAGATCTAGGATCTTCCTCGCTGCCTGGTGAGCAACCACCTCATCATGCTCTGTCTCGCCCTCTATAACTGCTCCTAGGGTTACTACCGCGTCTACACCGCCCCTCTCAAGGATCTTCTTCACAAGGATCGGTATGTCATAGCTTCCCGGTGCCTTCGCGACGATCTTAATGTCTGCTCCTAGAAATCTAGCGTGATCCTCTGCCTTTTCAAGCATTATGCTTGTTACATCATAGTTAAACTCCGAGACCACTATAGCTAACTCGATCTTCTCTTTCCCACACTCGCTACTCCCTGATTGGACCGACATCTGGGTATCCCTGCCTAATACCCTTGCCAGCCTTTTTAGTTAGGGCCTCTCTACCTTTTGTGAGGAGGGCTACTAGGTTTTCCGCATGCTTCCTAGATCTCTCAATCGCTATTCTATATAGCTCCTTCTCATCCTCAGCCTCATCCTCGTGGACTGTGACGTCTATTATATGCTTGTTTGTCATGAGCTGCACATTTATAAGCCCTATGCTGAGGGCTAGGTAGCTGAGCTTGTCTGTGAGGGTTTTTCCAACCCAGCCTAGGGTTATCACTATCTCGCACCCCTCCTCCTCTATCAGCTTTTTAGCTGCTACGGGGATATCTTTGATCCCTGGCACTGTGTATCTAACTATCTTAGCATCTGGGATGTTGGATTTTATAACATCTATAACCTCTGAGGCCATGTCAACCCTTGCGAATGTTGTATCTACAACCCCTATTTTCCTCATAGAGACCCCATCTCTCTGAGGATCTCCTCCCCTTTTAGCAATATATAGCCCATCCTCGACGCATATTCCTCAGCCTTCTCAAGGCTCATCGAGTCTCCCTCGTCAAGCATCTCAGCTATGACCATGCTTGGCACCAGACCTAGCTTAGATGCCACAGCTATGCTGAGCTCTGTATGGCCTCTCCTCTTATCAAGCCCCCTGCTAATTAGTATTGGGACATGGCCTGGGGATATGAACTCGCTGTAGAAGATCTTCCTTGCATCATCGATCCTACCTGATAGTGCTAGGCCTACAACCTCGTGGAACCTCTTAATCGTTGTAGCCCTATCCCTATCAGAGATCCCTGTCCTCACAGATATATGGTTTATATAGAGGGAATACGGAGGCGTATCGCCATATCTCAGCCTCTTCTGAGTTAGCTGGGACACGTTTGGGAATGTTGATATGAGATCGCTTAGATATGGGAGGCCCAGAAAATCTGCTGCATCTCTAGAGATCGCGTGGCATATAAGCCCCCCAGCCTCTTTTCTAAGCATATATATGCTTCTATAGTCTATAGAGCCTGCGTAGAAAACCATGTCAACCTCCTCTTCTCGCCCTTTAAAATCATATATAAGTATAGGCCTCCCCATCAGCAGATCGGCTCTAACCCTCTCCCAATCTATCATGTAGTTCCTCTCTTATTTTTCTCCCGTGGAGCCTCTTATAGGCATATCTATATAGAACCCCGGAGGCGATCAGAGATAGCCCTATGATCAGCCCTATAACCGGGGTTGAAATATCCTTGGAAACCCTGGAAGCTATATAGGGCTCCCCACCCCCCAGCGGGGTGTTTGGCTTCACAGGCTTCGATATATAGCCCGTCACCGTTGTGGGTTGTTGAAAGAAAACCCCTCCTTGGTGTGATGAAAAGATCTCTAGAAGGTTTTGGAGAACAAGTATGAGAAGCAGTGTTGCAACAGCTATATAGAGCCTCATAGGATATCTATACACCTACACAAAGTTTCTGCTAATAACATGCCTCTCCCTACCACGCTCCACAACAACCTCCGCCGAAACCAGCATTTCCGGGAAGTCAAAGTCTATATCTATAGAGGAACCAGGATCTAGATCCCTCATTGGAGAGCTCTTCTCAGACCCTATTCTAGAGGCATATGGCTGGTCAGGTTTGCTACTCGTTGATGCAACTGTGTATCTATAGTTAAGGGTTACAGAGACGATCCTGACTCGATCCTTAGATCTATTGGTTACTCTAATACCTCTTCTAGTCCTCTCAATAGAGATCTCTGGAGCACCCATAGCAAGCCCCACATATTGTTAAGAGATCATGGGGTATAAATATAGCCCTATTTAATGTTAGATACATAGGGCCACAGTTTTTATAACTAATAAGGATAGTTCCGTCCTAGAGGGCGGGGAGAAGGTTAGCCAGGGCTTCCAAGGTCTGCGGGGGCTGTGATGTGTGTAAATACATGGTTGCTAATGTTATTTCAACGGATTGGCTATGATTGTTATGTGGCTAATCATTTCCCGCCTACGGTTTTTCTAGTTCTCCGTAGATCTGTTCATCAAGTCCCCAGCCTCTTTCCACTCATCGGAGAGATGGTATGGGGAACCAGGATCCATCGACCGGTATATGGGAAGGAACCTATGTATGTATCTCCTAGGTCTATAACCCTGTGGATAACGTAGATAAAAAGCCCTATAGATCTTTAAAACCCCATGTTAGAGGCTGTTTCGGATTTAGCGATAAATTTAAATATTTCTATTTATTAGTAGCTTTCCATGGATTCCCACAAGGGTTATTAAGGGATGCTATAGAGATGCTGTTAGAAGGACAAAATCATTCAAAAAGCTGAGGAAGAAGGGACAAGCAAAAGGAGATAAGCCTGAGATAAGGAGTATAACGATAACATATTCTGATTCTCAGGATTGGAGATTAAGAGATGGAGCTATAGAGATTAGAGCACATAGAGGATGGATCAGAGTAAGCTATAGAAATCATAAGCAACTACATAGATATCTCTATAACAATTGGAAACCATCAAGCGAGTTAAGGCTGAAGCTAATCGATGGGAGGATCCTCATATATCTAGCCCTGACAAAATAGTTCGAGATATTATATAGACCTGGCAATGCTATTGCAGTGGATATAAATGAGAACAATGTTACCCTAGCCGTCTTTGTTGATAGAAGTCTATATGAGATCTATAGGGTTGAGACTGGCATTGGTAGAATTGTTATAGCTTATTCTGAGAGGAGGAAAAAGATAACCATGGGTAGATCTACTAGGGATAGGGTTGCTAGGAAAGCCCTTAGAAGGCTCAGAGAGAGGGAGAGGAAAGAGGATATCATATACAAGACAGCCAGGATAATCGAGGAGATCGCTAGGAGATATGATGCAGCTGTAGTTGTTGGGAATGTTCGTAGGGGTAAGGATAGAATTGCTAGCAAGGCTAAGAAGAGTCTGAGGCATAGGATTCATCGGTGGTGTGTTTCTAAGCTTGTGGAGATATTGAATAATAAACCATTATATGTTGTTGAGGAGTCTGAGGCATACTCATCATCGAGGGAACCATTTAGCAGGAGGCCTATTAAGAGATATACCCCCTCTGTGATTCGCGTTGCGTTGAGAGGGGGTAAAAAAATAAAGATAATAAAGATACAGCTTAGACTAGCAAGGCTGAACAATGGACTAACCATGGATAGGGATGTAATTGGTGCTATAAATATTGGTCTGAGGTATCTATCTACAGATGGGAGCCCTGTGGCGTTGGGCTCGACAGAGCTCCGTGAGGTGCGGGTGAAGCTAGTGATCCCGCACCGAGGGCTAACCCCAATCAAAGAAATAAAATTAATTAAAAGTAATTAGAAGCACCGTGAGAGGGGAAACGCTTATTATAACCCTATGTATTGAAATATATATTTCTTTGTTAGAACTAGAAGGGGGTTTCTTTGAGGACGGGGGCAGGGTCTCTAGCCGGTATATCCTCTACCTCTATAGCTGTTATATTGGCAGTAATAATAGTTATATCTCTAGCCGTCTTTCTATTCTATATCAATTTCTATGGAGGATCTAAGGGTGTGGTTACCTATACATCGCCGGTAGCTACTCCTACATCTGTAGGTTCTTCGCCTGGTATTCAACAGGCCAGCATAACTATTTTAGCCGCATCTGGCGATCCAACGCTTGCACCTTATTTACAGCTTGTTGCTAGCGACTTTATGAAGCTAAATCCGGGTGTTAGGGTTGAGGTGCAGCTAGTACCCTTTGCTCAGCTTGTGCAGACAGCTCTGACCTCTCTGCAGAATCAGAATCCCTCGCCCGATATAATAATATTCTATCCTTCTCAAGCCCCTACTCTGGGCCCTTATCTGGTTGATATGAGGAAATACCTTGACTCGGGTGTTATTAACTCTTCCGATATTCCCTTCTCATCTTTGATCCCTGTATATCTATTGGATGAGAAGGGCAACCTATTGAAGATAGCTGGGGTTCCCATGCAACAGGTCTTCGGATATGTGCTTGTATATCAGAAAAGTATTTTTGAGAACCAGCAGCTTAGACAGGAGTTTAGGAGTAAATATGGCTTTGATCTTGATCCTAATAGCTGGAGCAGCTGGGATCAGCTGATCCAGGCTGCTGAGTTCATACAGTCAAAGAAAGATCAGCTGGGGATTAAATATGCATTGCTATTCCCCAACGGATTAACCCAATCGATCTTCAACGGCTTCGTAGGGATCTTCTATACTTATGCTATACAGGATCCATGTACAGGTGTTCCACCTGGTAGTGTTGCAGGCTACTGGATGTACTTCAAAGAAGTAGGAGGATCTATAGTACCCACCCTCAACTGCACAGCAGGGGTAAAGGCCCTCGAGACGTATAAGAAGCTGGTTCAATTCCAACCACCTATCGATGTCCAGGCTATGGAGTATGACCAGCTCAGAGATCTATTCCTCACAGGAGACTATGCCATGGTTGCTGCTTGGACATCCTTCATACCGATATATAACAATGCATCCATCTCAAAGGTCGCTGGAAATATAGGCATAGCACCTCTTCCCGGAGGAGCTTCCGGCCAGGCCCCTACATTTGCTGGGATAAATCCGTATTCCAAGAACCAGGATCTCGCTGCGAAGCTAATAGCGTTTATGATCTCAGCTGATGAATATAGAAAAGGGGCTGAGAAGATAGGCTTTGTCCCAGCAACATACTCTGGATTGAGGGTTGCCTCACAGATCCCCTCAACATCGTGGGTCAAGCCTTTCATAGGTATCCTGGAGTCCCAGACAAAGGTGGATCTCAAGAGGATCACTATAGTGAATAGTATAAAGAACTTTTTCACAGACCTAAGACCGATATTCATACAGAATGTAGCAGACTATCTAAGGGGTAAACAAAGTGCCGAGGAGACTATGAATAGGATTGTAAGTAGCTGGATAAAGCTTATGAAGATATAGCTATAAGGGGTCTTTTTGACAAGGAAAATTCGCGATCGATCTATATTGTTTTTATCGCTACCCCCAGTCATATATCTGTTATCAATGACCCTCTATCCAATAGTCACCAACGTCTACATAAGCCTCTCGACATATACACTCAGAGGCGATCTAATCTGGGTTGGATTTGAGAACTATAGATCGATAGCTGAGGATCCCTACATAGATAGGGTCATATATAACACCCTAGTATATACGATCCTGGTACCTGCATTAACAGTAGCCTTGGCTCTGCCTATCTCAGTATCCCTTAAAAGGGTAAGCAGCGCCCTCCTCCTACCGATCATGATACCCTCTTTCATTCCAGCTGCTACCGCAGCAGTTATGTGGTATCTAATGTTAAACCCCTTCTTCGGTATCTCATATTATATTTATCAATATAACTGGGCTTCATCGATATATACCGTGGTTATCATAGAGATCTGGAGATCTCTCCCGCTAGCTGTTCTAATCATATACTCAGGCCTTAAATCGATACCAAGGTATATAGAGGAGGCTGCAATAGCTGATGGGATCATAGGTATTAGGAAGTTTCTATCTATAGACCTACCGATTATATCTCCCCAGATACTAACAGCTTTTGTGCTATCCATGATATCAGGGCTCTTCCTCTTCGACCCAATATATATTGGGACATCACAGGCAGGGCCAAGGGCCCTTGATAACCTGGCTTTCTATGCTTTCGAGCACTTCTACACGGATATAAGGCTTAGGGGCTATGCATCTGCTGTGATAGTTATTATGACTATGTTTTCAACAGCTCTTTCGATTGTGTATATAAGGCTTATATCATCTAAAACTCTTTTGAAGATCCCTGTGGCGAGGTCTATACCTTCGATAGAGGTTCCCAAAGCTATTCACTACTTGGTGATAGCCTTGACACTCTCATTTGTATTCCTACCCATAGCGTGGCTAGTTATTGTATCTCTAAAATCTGCTAAGGAGCTCCTTACAATCCCGCCAACGATTATCCCGAGAACTCCTGTTCTCGATAACTATTTATATGTTATATCAACTGGGGCACCATATCTGATTACAAGCATCTCCATAGCTCTTGTTGTAACCTTACTATCTATGCTCCTCTCTTCAATGCTCGGCTACTCAATGGCTCTCCACGGCTTCGGCGGTAGAAAGCTATTAATATATATATTATATCTAACTGCCACGCCCACCCTAATCTATATAGTTCCTCTCTTCTCAATACTGAGGTTCATGGGGTTTATAAATACGTGGTGGGCTCTCATAGTAACATACCCCATAATGACGATCCCTATAGCTACTTGGATCATGTATAACTACTACCAGAGATACCCGAGAAGCGTGGATGAAGCTGCCCAGGCTGATGGTATGAATAGGCTTAAGGCATTCGCCTCTATAGCACTCCCGCTCAGCAAGGGGGGTATGGGGGTTGTTGCTGTATACTCCTTCCTAATATGCTGGGGAGCCCTTATATTCCCACTGGCGTTCACATACACGCCATATGATCTTTCAAACCCTCTTAGCTTCTCCGGAGCCCAGACGTTCTCAATATATATAGCTAATCTTATGAGCCCTGTCACATCTAACTATGGTGCCGTCGCAGCTGCGGGGGTTATAAGTATTGTGCCTCCTATTGTGCTTCTCAGCATTGTTAGGAGGGATCTTGAGAGGATATGGGGGGTGAGGTAGGTGGTTTTAGAGGTAAGGGGTGTTGTTAAGAGGTTCCACGGCTTCGAGCTCAGGATAGATAGCCTTGTGTTTGAGGATAAGAAGTACTATGTGATCCTAGGACCCTCAGGATCTGGTAAAACAACTCTCCTAAGGATCCTGGCAGGTCTAGAGGTACCAGACGAGGGCTCGGTGATCCTGGATGGGAGGGATATAACTCTAGAGCCTCCATGGAGGAGGAACATAGGGATTGTATTCCAGAACTACGCATTATATCCTCACATGACGGCATATGACAACATAGCATCACCTCTGAGGGTTAAGAAGCTCCCCGAGAAGGTTATTAGGGAGAAGATCCTCGGGGTAGCCAAGATATTGGGTATAGAGGATCAGCTGGGGAAATACCCCCACCAGATGTCGGGCGGACAACAGCAGAGGGTGGCAATAGCCAGAGCTCTTGTCAAGGAGCCAAGGGTTCTCCTACTAGACGAGCCCCTGAGCAACCTAGACGCCAGACTTAGAGTAGATGTGAGGGGCTTCCTAAAGATGCTCCAAAGGAGGATAGGAACAACCATTGTTCACGTAACACACGACCAGGAGGAGGCACTAGCAATAGCGGATGAAATAGTGCTGATAAACAAGGGAAGAATCGTTGAAAAGGGAGCTCCAGAGGATATCTATAGAAAGCCCAAAAACATGTTCACATTCAGATTCCTAGGGCTCAGCAACATAGTACCACCAGAGCTTCTAGGATACGAGGGCGAAGAACTCTTGGGGTTCAGACCAGAGGACGCATATATATGCAACGACACAAACTGCGATTTAGAAGGAGTTGCCGAGGGAATCGAATACCTAGGATCGAGAAAGATAGTGCAGGTAAGGATAAACAAAGAATATATAATAAAAATAAGCGTCGATCCCTCGAGCCGCATCAACATAGGAGAGAGAATTAGGATAAAGATCGATAGAGATAAAATTCAGAGATTCCGAGGAACCCCAGAGGATATGTAATACATAAATAATCTATCTATAGTCGCATAGATAAATAGTTCTACGATCCGTAGAAAAATCGGCGAAAAGTAGAAAAAACGATATCAATAAGCCATTCAAATCAAAACAAAAGATCGAAGGTGAAATATGGTGAAACCAAAGATAAGCAGAAGAATAAAAGCCATAGTGGGTATTGAGAGCGCAATAGTGTTGATAGCATTCGTAGTAGTTGCAGCAGCACTAGCATTCGTAGTACTTAACATGGGATTCTTCACAACACAGAAATCAAAGGAGACAATAGGCTCAGGACTTGGAGAAGCTAGCAGCGCTCTAGAAATAGATGGAACAGTAGTAGCAGGGGTAAATATAAGTGGATCTAGTGTAACATACTTCTACATACCACTAAAACTATCAGCAGGAAAAGCATCAATAGACGTAACACCTGGGAAGAGCGTAGTATCCCTATGGAGCCCAACCAAAGGATATACATACGGAGATATATACGTAGCAACACTAACATCGAAACTAACAGATGCTGGGCAAGGATGTTTTAGCCCTGCATCCTTTGATAATACTACTATAGCTAAGAATGCTGTGAACATAAGTGTAGGAAATCAAAACCTAATAGGACTAACCCTAGGGAGTAATACTACGAATTCAAATACCTATTGTCTAATAATAGCTTCCTACAATACCACCAATACTAAAAACATAACAGATATTCGTATCATAAATGTTACCTATAATGACTACCTAGCTATGTCAGTAGGATCGTATCCGAGTCCGGATATAGTAGATAAAATAGCAAGCAGCTTAAGTAATATTCTGAATAGAAGTGTTGCTGTTGTTGCTTGGGTTTCTAATAGGAATAATGACAATGTTCTTGATCCTGGTGAGAAGGTAATACTACTGGTGCATCTTAATGATAAGGATCAGTTAGGCGCGTATGATCTGTTCAAGGTTGAGTTCAAGATACCTGTTGGCGCGTCTCTAACTGTTGAGAGGTCTGTGCCTGCATCGCTTAACCAGCAGATCATAGATCTAGGATAGCCGAGATAGCAATATAGCTTGAAACAAAATCTCTTTTTTATCTCCTTAAGGCTCTTTAACCCCCTTTATATCCAATACTATGGTGAAGCCTGCGCGGGCCCGTCGTCTAGCCCGGTTAGGACGCCGCCCTTACGAGGCGGAGGTCCGGGGTTCAAATCCCCGCGGGCCCACTGCTGTAATTCAGTCTTTCCACAATCTAGTTTTCTAGCTTTAGTATTCACTTTCCTTCTGTAAGGGGCAAAGCTTTTAGCTACAATATAATGGGATGTTAGGGTAGTGTTAGGCTAATTCTCATATGGCTTTATAGGGCTAGTTTCTATTTATAGTTTCATATAATTTCAAAGGTAGTTTCTAATAGAGCTCTTTGTTCTGGATCATGTATATACTACATATGGATAGGCTTAAATATGTTTTAATTGATATATATTTAGAGGGTTTGGTATGAATAGATATAGATCTGATGGTGAGGTATTTATACCGATGCATGTGGCGACAGGCTATATAATATGGGTGCCGGCTAATCCTCTATCCAGAAATCCCAGGCTCGTTGATAGGCTTATTGAGGAGGAATATGGATATACAGTTGTGGAAAATATCTCTATATCTTCTAGGTTTGTAGGCAGATCGAAGGGCTTATGGGAGAGAGTTATAGGCATAGTATCTAGGACATTTAGAAAGGCTGTTGAAAGCATTTGGATATCTAGAGCACCATAGGCTCTTCTAGTCACACTATCTTTTCATCCCCATATCTTTTATGCCAAAATATATTTTGTAGTGTTTACAATCAGAAATCTGTGCCTTCTTTAGATGGAGATCATAGGTTCAGATGTATAGCTATGTGTTTCCTCTTTGAAATTGTGTGGGGCGATGGTATATTTAGTTGAAATTTTGGTCAGGTTCAGATGTGTATGTTTATTTGGATTAGACATATGTAGATGTAGCGGGGTAATGTCGATATATGAGTGGGGAATATTGGCTTCTTCTGTGGAGGAGGGCTGAGAGGTTCTTGGTTAGGGCTGGGAGGGATTATGAGGATGGGGATTATGATGGTGCTTGCTTTAATTCAGAGCAGGCTGTGCAATTGGCTATTAAAGCTACTTTATATAGGATCTTTGGGGAGAGGTTGAGGATCCATAGCTCTAAGGCCCTTCTATCTTATCTTAGGAATCTACTCTCTCAAGGTGGTAGGGAGGATCTAGCGAGGATCGTTGATGACTTGGTGTTAAGGTATAGGAGGGAGTTAGAGCTTCTTGAAGAGAGCTATATTTGGGGTAGATATGGGGAGTTTGAATATCTGGAAAAACATGGTAGAATATGTATAGATACGGCTAGGAAGATATTGGGGGTGCTCAGGGATATCGAGGGTAGGTTGGCCTAGATTCGCCCTTGATAGGCTTAACATGTTGAAGAGATGGAGGGAGTATAGCTCTATAGTGGCTAGAGCTGCTAAAAATATATTAGGTGATAAGCTAGAGTCTATCTATGTTGTTGGGGGTGTAGCTGAGAATAGGATCACGGTTTATAGTGATATAGATATAGTAGTAGTGGTTAGGGATCCTGGGCTAAAAAGCATAGATATAGTATTAGATATAATGGTGGAGGCAGGTAGGCTAGGCCTCCCCCTCGAAGCCCCTATAGATCTTAAGATCAACACTGTGGAGGAGTTCAGAGAGAACTTGGGAAAACTATATAAGAGAGCAGTAAAAATAGAGCCCTAACATCAACCGGGAGTATGCTCCCCTTCTGCTTAGCACAGAATTTGGGATCGATGGAGGTTTGATAATCCGGTTTAGATGTTTATAAATCTATATTCTAGCTATGGTTGGTTCTATTGTTACTTAGCCTGCTTCTTCCTTGTAGATACTATCTTCACAATATCCATATCGCTTAATATATGATCAGCCCCAATCCTAGCCTTGCTCTTAACCTCTATAGCATATAGAAAGCCTTCTCCCAGCTCTGTATGTACCATATATGCCAGCTCCCTAGCCGTGGTTCCCCTTCTCACCAGCAGGGCGTCTGGCAGGATCTTCCCCTCGCTATCGGTTAGCTTCACAGGATCTTCCACAGGGTATACAGTGATCATGTCGAGCGCTTCGAAGACAGCAGCGTTTATAGCCCTCTGAACACCTGTACCACCTAGCTTCTCGATCACAGCTTTTATCCTCTCTAAAGCCTTCTCCTGTGCCTGTGAAAGCTTAGCCCGATCTATTATTGTGAACCCCCCATCACCTGGTATGTATTTGATAAGACCTGCAGACGCTGCTCTCCTAAGCGCTAGCTCGGCCTCCGCTGATGCGGGTATCACTATCCTCCCCTCGAGTCTCTTGACAAGGCTCTTTATTATATCCCACGCCTCTGGTATATCGGCTTTGTTGGCTATGATGATGGTTGGTTTCGAAATCCTTCTCAGGGTTGATGCGAAGAGAAGTATCTCCTCATCCCTCCACGATGTGAATCTCGTGCTTAATAGCTTAGACTCCTCTAGAGCTCTTACGACATGGGATTTCCTAACCGATAGCCCTGAGAGTCTCTGGGAGAGCTTCTCGATGGCATCTGATGGTGGCATGGAGTCGAGGGTCTTGGCAAGCCTAGCCCAATCACTCTTTATAATAGATGCTAGCCATAGATCGAACTCCCTCTCTATCTGAATAACATCATCATAGGGATCATAGCTACCAGGTTTAGCAGGCCTCCCCTCGGGATCAGTTGATCCAGAGGCATCTATCACATGAAGAAGAACATCAGCCTGTCTAAGGCTATCTAGAAACTTATTCCCAAGCCCTCTCCCCTCGTGGGCCCCTGGGATTAATCCCG encodes:
- the ribH gene encoding 6,7-dimethyl-8-ribityllumazine synthase; the encoded protein is MSVQSGSSECGKEKIELAIVVSEFNYDVTSIMLEKAEDHARFLGADIKIVAKAPGSYDIPILVKKILERGGVDAVVTLGAVIEGETEHDEVVAHQAARKILDLSIEYGKPVTLGIIGPGATRLQALERAEEYARRAVEAAVKLVRRIREISCK
- the ribC gene encoding riboflavin synthase — encoded protein: MRKIGVVDTTFARVDMASEVIDVIKSNIPDAKIVRYTVPGIKDIPVAAKKLIEEEGCEIVITLGWVGKTLTDKLSYLALSIGLINVQLMTNKHIIDVTVHEDEAEDEKELYRIAIERSRKHAENLVALLTKGREALTKKAGKGIRQGYPDVGPIRE
- a CDS encoding 3,4-dihydroxy-2-butanone-4-phosphate synthase, producing the protein MDWERVRADLLMGRPILIYDFKGREEEVDMVFYAGSIDYRSIYMLRKEAGGLICHAISRDAADFLGLPYLSDLISTFPNVSQLTQKRLRYGDTPPYSLYINHISVRTGISDRDRATTIKRFHEVVGLALSGRIDDARKIFYSEFISPGHVPILISRGLDKRRGHTELSIAVASKLGLVPSMVIAEMLDEGDSMSLEKAEEYASRMGYILLKGEEILREMGSL
- a CDS encoding IS200/IS605 family accessory protein TnpB-related protein yields the protein MDINENNVTLAVFVDRSLYEIYRVETGIGRIVIAYSERRKKITMGRSTRDRVARKALRRLRERERKEDIIYKTARIIEEIARRYDAAVVVGNVRRGKDRIASKAKKSLRHRIHRWCVSKLVEILNNKPLYVVEESEAYSSSREPFSRRPIKRYTPSVIRVALRGGKKIKIIKIQLRLARLNNGLTMDRDVIGAINIGLRYLSTDGSPVALGSTELREVRVKLVIPHRGLTPIKEIKLIKSN
- a CDS encoding extracellular solute-binding protein, giving the protein MRTGAGSLAGISSTSIAVILAVIIVISLAVFLFYINFYGGSKGVVTYTSPVATPTSVGSSPGIQQASITILAASGDPTLAPYLQLVASDFMKLNPGVRVEVQLVPFAQLVQTALTSLQNQNPSPDIIIFYPSQAPTLGPYLVDMRKYLDSGVINSSDIPFSSLIPVYLLDEKGNLLKIAGVPMQQVFGYVLVYQKSIFENQQLRQEFRSKYGFDLDPNSWSSWDQLIQAAEFIQSKKDQLGIKYALLFPNGLTQSIFNGFVGIFYTYAIQDPCTGVPPGSVAGYWMYFKEVGGSIVPTLNCTAGVKALETYKKLVQFQPPIDVQAMEYDQLRDLFLTGDYAMVAAWTSFIPIYNNASISKVAGNIGIAPLPGGASGQAPTFAGINPYSKNQDLAAKLIAFMISADEYRKGAEKIGFVPATYSGLRVASQIPSTSWVKPFIGILESQTKVDLKRITIVNSIKNFFTDLRPIFIQNVADYLRGKQSAEETMNRIVSSWIKLMKI
- a CDS encoding ABC transporter permease subunit; the protein is MTRKIRDRSILFLSLPPVIYLLSMTLYPIVTNVYISLSTYTLRGDLIWVGFENYRSIAEDPYIDRVIYNTLVYTILVPALTVALALPISVSLKRVSSALLLPIMIPSFIPAATAAVMWYLMLNPFFGISYYIYQYNWASSIYTVVIIEIWRSLPLAVLIIYSGLKSIPRYIEEAAIADGIIGIRKFLSIDLPIISPQILTAFVLSMISGLFLFDPIYIGTSQAGPRALDNLAFYAFEHFYTDIRLRGYASAVIVIMTMFSTALSIVYIRLISSKTLLKIPVARSIPSIEVPKAIHYLVIALTLSFVFLPIAWLVIVSLKSAKELLTIPPTIIPRTPVLDNYLYVISTGAPYLITSISIALVVTLLSMLLSSMLGYSMALHGFGGRKLLIYILYLTATPTLIYIVPLFSILRFMGFINTWWALIVTYPIMTIPIATWIMYNYYQRYPRSVDEAAQADGMNRLKAFASIALPLSKGGMGVVAVYSFLICWGALIFPLAFTYTPYDLSNPLSFSGAQTFSIYIANLMSPVTSNYGAVAAAGVISIVPPIVLLSIVRRDLERIWGVR
- a CDS encoding ABC transporter ATP-binding protein, with the translated sequence MVLEVRGVVKRFHGFELRIDSLVFEDKKYYVILGPSGSGKTTLLRILAGLEVPDEGSVILDGRDITLEPPWRRNIGIVFQNYALYPHMTAYDNIASPLRVKKLPEKVIREKILGVAKILGIEDQLGKYPHQMSGGQQQRVAIARALVKEPRVLLLDEPLSNLDARLRVDVRGFLKMLQRRIGTTIVHVTHDQEEALAIADEIVLINKGRIVEKGAPEDIYRKPKNMFTFRFLGLSNIVPPELLGYEGEELLGFRPEDAYICNDTNCDLEGVAEGIEYLGSRKIVQVRINKEYIIKISVDPSSRINIGERIRIKIDRDKIQRFRGTPEDM
- a CDS encoding archaellin/type IV pilin N-terminal domain-containing protein; protein product: MVKPKISRRIKAIVGIESAIVLIAFVVVAAALAFVVLNMGFFTTQKSKETIGSGLGEASSALEIDGTVVAGVNISGSSVTYFYIPLKLSAGKASIDVTPGKSVVSLWSPTKGYTYGDIYVATLTSKLTDAGQGCFSPASFDNTTIAKNAVNISVGNQNLIGLTLGSNTTNSNTYCLIIASYNTTNTKNITDIRIINVTYNDYLAMSVGSYPSPDIVDKIASSLSNILNRSVAVVAWVSNRNNDNVLDPGEKVILLVHLNDKDQLGAYDLFKVEFKIPVGASLTVERSVPASLNQQIIDLG
- a CDS encoding HEPN domain-containing protein gives rise to the protein MSGEYWLLLWRRAERFLVRAGRDYEDGDYDGACFNSEQAVQLAIKATLYRIFGERLRIHSSKALLSYLRNLLSQGGREDLARIVDDLVLRYRRELELLEESYIWGRYGEFEYLEKHGRICIDTARKILGVLRDIEGRLA
- a CDS encoding nucleotidyltransferase domain-containing protein, with translation MLKRWREYSSIVARAAKNILGDKLESIYVVGGVAENRITVYSDIDIVVVVRDPGLKSIDIVLDIMVEAGRLGLPLEAPIDLKINTVEEFRENLGKLYKRAVKIEP